CGCGGACGCAGTAGCGCCAGTCGCGCACCGTGAGACCGAGGTCCCACTTGTAGTGGCTCCGGTAGCCCTCGTAGCGGCCGTCGGCCGCATCCAGGAGCGTGACCTGGCCCTTGTCCTCGTGCTGGAACCCGGCGACCGATCCCTTGGGGTAGATACCGTGGACGGTGTTCTCGCCCCACACGATGAGCAGCATGCTCGTCTGGTCCGACCCAGAGGCCGAACTGTAGGCGCTCACCGTGTTGTAGGTGCTCACCGTCGAGTCGGTGCCGACCGCCGCGTAGCGCGGGTTGACGCCCGTGAACCGCTCCGGGTACGTCAGCACGGAACCATAGACGCTGGTGGTCGCCATCGCCTGGTTCATGGCCTCGAGGAAGGCCCGATCCTCCGAGAGCCTCCACGCCGCGCTGTTGCCGTTCAGGTCCGCCAGGGCCTTGTCGACCTCCGCGTACGCCTCCAGCATTCCGCAGGTGTCGGTGATCTGCGACGTGATGCTCTTCGACGGCTGCACGCCGTAGTTGAGCAGACGCCAGGTCACCGTCGGGAGACCCGAGCGGATCGTGGTCTTGTGCCCCGTCTGCAGATTCCCCTCGACGATGACCATGTCCTCGAGGATGGGGTTCGTCTGCGCCAGGAGCTCGATGATCGTCCTGATCTTGTTGTCGGGGTCCAACCTGGACGCGAAGTCCGTGTAGGAGACCCCGGTAAGGGTACTCATATGGTACCCCCTTTCCAGACCTTACTTCTGGTTCGGGTACAGTACCTCCGCGGGATCCTTCGGCACCGGCTTCGTTGCCTGACCTTCGACAAACGCGTGCTCGGCGGTGTCGCGCCCGATCTTCGCGAACATGCGGATGATCCGCTTGTCGTTGCCGAGGCCTGTCCTCGTGAACAGGTCGGCAATGTCTGGCGTGAAGTACCGCTGCACACCGCGCTGCATGTAGCCCATCTCCAGGTCGTAGTTTCCCCGGAGCTCCGCCCGCAACTCCGCGTCCGTCTGCTCGAGGGTGGCCTTGATGGTCTTCGCGGCCGTCTCGGCCTCGGTCAACCTCTGCATCTGGTGCCATCGGTGCATCTGGGCGGCCTGCTCCTGAGTGAGTCCCGCCTTGTGAGCGAGTTCGCGCAGGCTGGCTTCCATCGCTGCCGGATACTCGAATCCCGCTGGGGCCTTCGCCTTGTCCAGCTTGTAGTCCGTGGGTTTGTCGGGCACGCCAGCCGCCTTGCGGTAGGCCGCCCTCTCCTCCTCGGTCGCATCCTTTCCCGGTAGACGCACAGACTCGCCCAGCTTCCTCTCTGCCTCGAGGTACGCCTTCCCAAGCTCGCCAAGGTTGGCGTAGCGGTGCAGGCGCTCGTTGGCCTTCAGGTCGTCGGGGAGCTGCGCCACCCATGCGGGAGGCGTCTTCGGAGCGCCACCTTCCGCCAACGGCGGTGTGGTGACCTCGGCAGTCGGCGCCTTCCCGGTGAGGATGCTGCCTCCCTGTCCCGGTGCTTCTGCGGCCGGCGAGGTGCCCGGGGTCTCCGGATTCGCCGCCTGATTCTCTGCCATTACGGCCCTGCCCTTTCCGCGATCTGCTCGACGAGCAGCTCGCTCTGTCGCTTCTTGCCCAAAGGATCCCCGTCAAAGAGGCGGAGGATCTC
This window of the bacterium genome carries:
- a CDS encoding major capsid protein, coding for MSTLTGVSYTDFASRLDPDNKIRTIIELLAQTNPILEDMVIVEGNLQTGHKTTIRSGLPTVTWRLLNYGVQPSKSITSQITDTCGMLEAYAEVDKALADLNGNSAAWRLSEDRAFLEAMNQAMATTSVYGSVLTYPERFTGVNPRYAAVGTDSTVSTYNTVSAYSSASGSDQTSMLLIVWGENTVHGIYPKGSVAGFQHEDKGQVTLLDAADGRYEGYRSHYKWDLGLTVRDWRYCVRVCNIDTSAITTSTVDLFAAMIDAYERIPDVNMGRPVFYCNRTVRSWLWKQAAAKSNVNLTIDQPAGKPILSFNGIPIKRNDSILNTESVVS